GGCAGGGTTGATCCGCTTGTCGTCAGGGAGGCCGGCGCCATGCACCCGCCGCGTTCCGCCATTTTTTGCAAGCTGGGCAGCTGGGGGCGCCGGCTGCTGCGGCCGTTTTGCATCTCGCCCTCGACCCGGGCGTTTATCCGGGAGGCGCGCGCCACACCCGGCTACGGTCTGCTGGATTTCCTGCACGGCTACGTTTACGCCCGCTGGGTCTACCTGTATATCGGCATCGGCACCGGCGAGCACCGGGCGGTGCGGCTTTTCGGGTTTCTGGTACCCCTGTTGAAACGGCTGCTGCGCTTCAGGCCCCCTGAAAATCCCGCCAACCCGGCCGGCGGCGCCATCACCTTTGCCGACACCTACCACGGCAAGGTGGTCCCGCTGGAGGCCTCCCGGCAGCTGGTGACCATCGATCGACCCATCCGCCTGACCGGGCTCGAGCACGTGATCCCCTATCCTCTGGCCCGCGACATCGTGATCCAGAACCCGGATCGCATCGCTCTGATGGAATGCCCCTGCCGCAGTTCGCGCCCCAACCCCTGCCTGCCGCTGGACGTTTGTTTGATCGTCGGTGAGCCGTTTGCCGGCTTTGCCATGGAGCATTATCCCCGGCGGGCTCGCTGGGTGGACGTTGCCGAGGCCGTGGCCGTTCTGAAAGCCGAGGCCCGGCGGGGGCATGTGCACCACGCCTTTTTCAAAGAGGCGCTCTTCGGGCGTTTTTACGCCATTTGCAACTGCTGCGCCTGCTGCTGCGGGGCCATGCAGGCCATGCGCAACGGGGTGCCGATGCTGGCCTCCTCCGGCTATGTCAGCCGGCTGGAGGCCGCACGCTGCGTTCAATGCGGCCTCTGCGCCCAGCGCTGCCCCTTCGGGGCCATAGTCTGGGAGGAGGGCGCCTGCCCCGTCATCGATGCCGCGGTCTGCATGGGCTGCGGGGTGTGCGTCCAGCGCTGCGCCCGCAAGGCCCTCGATCTGGTGCGCGACCCGGCCAAACCCGCACCTCTGGAGTTGGACCGTCTGCTGGCCGAGGCCGAGCGCGCCGCGGGCCCTCCGGGGGCATTCTGACCCGCAAGCCCCCAGCGGGCCCCCGGGGCTTGTTTGGGCCGGGTTGTCCGTGCTATGCGGGGGGCTATGACAGATAACCACAAAAGGTTTTTTATCCGCTCCAAGGTCTGGATCGAGGACGAGGCCGGCAAGGTGATCTTCGGTTTGGGGCGCCTTCACATGCTGGAGGCCATACACCGCAGCGGCTCCATC
This portion of the Desulfobacteraceae bacterium genome encodes:
- a CDS encoding 4Fe-4S binding protein, producing MHPPRSAIFCKLGSWGRRLLRPFCISPSTRAFIREARATPGYGLLDFLHGYVYARWVYLYIGIGTGEHRAVRLFGFLVPLLKRLLRFRPPENPANPAGGAITFADTYHGKVVPLEASRQLVTIDRPIRLTGLEHVIPYPLARDIVIQNPDRIALMECPCRSSRPNPCLPLDVCLIVGEPFAGFAMEHYPRRARWVDVAEAVAVLKAEARRGHVHHAFFKEALFGRFYAICNCCACCCGAMQAMRNGVPMLASSGYVSRLEAARCVQCGLCAQRCPFGAIVWEEGACPVIDAAVCMGCGVCVQRCARKALDLVRDPAKPAPLELDRLLAEAERAAGPPGAF